In Sphingopyxis sp. FD7, a single window of DNA contains:
- a CDS encoding AraC family transcriptional regulator produces MDVGGLRVASITDRIDGPSTWTIERDVHALILYEAGSYHWLETWQDGQRTSLGDPLPGEMWLIPAGRVYRAEAKGGGARYIDIEIPRSRLTVAPGTRALAAHHDLTLAALGRALAAGDAAAADPFVTILRETLAGMAGRPDPPAIGDRINQLMRFIQTQLEMPLTVEDMAAEAGMSVNSLIVHFARATGRTPAQYVLRQRLRRACWFLMNRPLSIAEIAFATGFSSHAHLCAVFRRKIGMSPGEWRRRHRSAILPDVEGAAV; encoded by the coding sequence ATGGACGTGGGAGGACTCAGGGTCGCCTCGATCACCGATCGGATCGATGGCCCGTCGACTTGGACGATCGAACGCGATGTCCACGCGCTGATCCTCTATGAGGCCGGAAGCTATCACTGGCTTGAAACCTGGCAGGATGGGCAGCGCACATCGCTTGGCGATCCCTTGCCGGGCGAGATGTGGCTGATCCCTGCGGGGCGCGTCTATCGCGCCGAAGCGAAGGGCGGCGGCGCGCGTTATATCGACATCGAAATCCCGCGCTCGCGGCTGACTGTCGCGCCGGGCACCCGCGCGCTCGCCGCGCATCACGATCTGACGCTGGCGGCGCTGGGCCGCGCGCTCGCGGCCGGCGATGCCGCGGCCGCCGACCCGTTCGTCACCATCCTCCGCGAAACGCTGGCCGGAATGGCTGGGCGCCCCGACCCGCCCGCGATCGGCGATCGCATCAACCAGCTGATGCGTTTCATCCAGACGCAGCTCGAAATGCCGCTGACCGTCGAGGATATGGCGGCCGAGGCCGGCATGTCGGTCAACAGCCTGATCGTCCATTTCGCGCGCGCGACGGGGCGGACGCCCGCGCAATATGTGCTGCGCCAGCGGCTGCGCCGCGCCTGCTGGTTCCTGATGAACCGCCCGCTGTCGATCGCCGAGATCGCATTTGCCACCGGCTTTTCGAGCCACGCGCATCTGTGCGCGGTCTTTCGCCGCAAGATCGGCATGTCGCCGGGCGAGTGGCGGCGGCGTCATCGTTCGGCTATCCTGCCCGACGTCGAAGGCGCGGCAGTTTGA
- a CDS encoding DUF2200 domain-containing protein has protein sequence MAEHRIYGMSFASVYPHYVTKAERKGRTREEVDAIIRWLTGYSQEELDARIAERVDFRTFFADAPAMNPARDRIKGVICGVRVENIEEPLMREIRYLDKLIDELAKGKAMEKILRAPGPADS, from the coding sequence ATGGCCGAGCATCGCATCTATGGCATGAGCTTCGCGAGCGTTTATCCGCATTATGTGACCAAGGCCGAGCGCAAGGGCCGCACAAGGGAAGAGGTCGACGCGATCATCCGCTGGCTGACCGGCTATAGCCAGGAGGAACTGGACGCCCGGATCGCCGAGCGGGTCGATTTTCGGACCTTCTTTGCCGATGCGCCCGCAATGAATCCGGCGCGTGACCGGATCAAGGGCGTCATCTGCGGCGTCCGCGTCGAAAATATCGAGGAACCGCTGATGCGCGAGATCCGCTATCTCGACAAGCTGATCGACGAACTCGCAAAGGGCAAGGCGATGGAAAAGATTTTGCGCGCGCCCGGACCCGCCGACAGCTGA
- a CDS encoding PhzF family phenazine biosynthesis protein has translation MSAARRLPISRVDAFADRPFTGNPAAVMPLDEWLDDAILQAIAAENNLSETAFLVPDESGEADYELRWFTPTVEVALCGHATLASGHVLLSAAQWRNDMRFRTRKAGILRVARDGEDEGYRMALPACRPLPRAMPDIVRALGGDPVETLWHANGYALIVYPDAASVRALRPDFRALSEGGDILYIATAPGVGDPSGADVVSRAFAPGAGIDEDPVTGSAHSALTPYWTARLGREAFAAYQASARGGHLGCRIDGNMVELTGNCVTTLVGDFLL, from the coding sequence ATGAGCGCAGCCCGCCGCCTTCCGATCAGCCGCGTCGACGCCTTCGCCGACCGGCCGTTTACGGGCAATCCGGCGGCCGTGATGCCGCTTGACGAGTGGCTGGACGACGCGATCTTGCAGGCCATCGCGGCCGAAAACAATCTGTCCGAAACCGCCTTTCTGGTCCCCGACGAAAGCGGCGAAGCCGATTATGAGCTGCGCTGGTTCACCCCGACGGTCGAGGTTGCGCTGTGCGGCCATGCGACGCTGGCGAGCGGACATGTGCTGCTGTCAGCGGCGCAGTGGCGGAATGACATGCGCTTTCGCACGCGCAAGGCCGGTATCTTGCGCGTCGCCCGCGATGGCGAGGATGAGGGCTATCGGATGGCGCTGCCCGCCTGTCGGCCCCTGCCCAGGGCGATGCCCGACATCGTCCGCGCGCTGGGCGGTGATCCGGTCGAGACGCTGTGGCACGCGAACGGATATGCGCTGATCGTCTATCCCGACGCGGCGAGCGTGCGCGCGCTGAGGCCCGACTTTCGCGCGCTGAGCGAGGGCGGCGACATCCTCTATATCGCGACCGCGCCGGGCGTCGGCGACCCGTCGGGCGCCGACGTCGTCAGCCGCGCCTTTGCGCCCGGTGCCGGGATCGACGAAGACCCGGTCACCGGATCGGCGCACAGCGCGCTCACCCCCTATTGGACGGCGCGGCTGGGCCGCGAAGCCTTCGCCGCCTATCAGGCGAGCGCGCGCGGCGGCCACCTTGGCTGCCGCATCGACGGCAACATGGTCGAACTGACGGGCAATTGCGTCACCACGCTGGTCGGCGATTTTCTGCTGTAA
- a CDS encoding DnaJ domain-containing protein, with the protein MPSSSRPARFHGRVPREAPCAVPGCREPGEFRAPASAHRSPDGPPPYRWLCLDHVREFNAGYNFFEGMSADQIMAAQSPTAGWETESRAFRAAGSADLPPRWADFRDPIDALGARFRQRMEEARREAANPGLSREEHAAMRLMGLAADADRAALRRRYSELVRKYHPDRNGGDRRFETRLGEVVEAYQLLRKTKAFA; encoded by the coding sequence TTGCCGTCCTCCTCCCGCCCCGCCCGTTTTCATGGCCGCGTGCCGCGCGAGGCGCCCTGCGCGGTGCCCGGCTGCCGCGAGCCGGGCGAGTTTCGCGCCCCCGCCTCGGCGCACCGCTCGCCCGACGGCCCGCCGCCCTACCGCTGGCTGTGCCTCGACCATGTGCGCGAGTTCAACGCGGGCTATAATTTCTTTGAGGGGATGAGCGCCGATCAGATCATGGCGGCGCAATCGCCGACCGCCGGATGGGAAACCGAAAGCCGCGCCTTCCGTGCCGCGGGCAGCGCCGACCTGCCGCCGCGCTGGGCCGATTTCAGGGATCCGATCGACGCGCTCGGCGCGCGCTTCCGGCAGCGGATGGAGGAAGCGCGGCGCGAGGCGGCCAATCCCGGCCTGTCGCGTGAAGAACATGCCGCGATGCGGTTGATGGGCCTTGCCGCCGATGCCGACCGCGCCGCGCTCCGCCGCCGCTACAGCGAGCTCGTCCGCAAATATCATCCCGACCGCAACGGCGGCGATCGCCGATTCGAAACGCGACTCGGCGAAGTGGTTGAGGCCTATCAATTGCTGAGGAAGACCAAGGCATTCGCATAG
- a CDS encoding ester cyclase: protein MTELDEARIAVVRRHMALEIAHDWDGVIATFDHPRYELMGPGTVFDGEAAVRSYFAASREPFPDQANEVIAIAADAASDSVLVEFWLTGTHLGPLKLGLRTIEPTGKAFRIRMAASFEFAPGSDRIVCERPYYDQSAVMKALGLL from the coding sequence ATGACCGAACTGGACGAAGCACGGATCGCGGTGGTGCGACGGCACATGGCGCTCGAAATCGCGCACGACTGGGACGGCGTCATCGCGACCTTCGACCATCCACGCTATGAGCTGATGGGGCCCGGCACCGTCTTTGACGGCGAAGCGGCGGTGCGGTCCTATTTCGCCGCGTCGCGCGAGCCCTTTCCCGACCAGGCGAATGAGGTGATCGCGATCGCCGCCGACGCGGCGAGCGACAGTGTGCTCGTCGAATTCTGGCTCACCGGTACGCATCTGGGGCCGCTGAAGCTGGGCCTGCGCACGATCGAGCCGACCGGCAAGGCGTTTCGCATCCGCATGGCGGCGAGCTTTGAATTCGCGCCCGGCAGCGACAGGATCGTCTGCGAGCGCCCCTATTACGACCAGTCGGCGGTGATGAAGGCGCTCGGTCTCCTCTGA
- a CDS encoding pirin family protein translates to MFDVITPATHDIGAFEVRRTLPNKARTMVGPFIFVDQFGPAHFDIGRGMDVRPHPHINLATVTYLFEGAIDHRDSLGTYATIRPGACNLMTAGRGIVHSERTPSAERATGSAISGMQTWLALPDGKEEVDPAFEHVAKDELPLVEDNGVSARIIMGSLWGATSPITQHSATIYADILMNAGATIPIDAEADERAVLVALGDASLDGEALDRHSLYILKPGQPMLLRATSDARVMLLGGEAFATPRHVWWNFVSSSRDRINQAKHDWKEGRFPLVPGDSEEYIPIPEVPMTVSYP, encoded by the coding sequence ATGTTTGACGTCATCACCCCCGCGACCCACGACATCGGCGCGTTCGAGGTGCGCCGCACCCTGCCCAACAAGGCGCGCACGATGGTCGGCCCCTTCATCTTTGTCGACCAGTTCGGCCCGGCGCATTTCGACATCGGGCGGGGCATGGACGTGCGGCCGCACCCGCACATCAACCTCGCCACCGTCACCTATTTGTTCGAGGGCGCGATCGACCATCGCGACAGCCTCGGCACCTATGCGACGATCCGCCCCGGTGCGTGCAACCTGATGACCGCAGGGCGCGGGATCGTCCATTCGGAGCGCACGCCATCGGCCGAGCGCGCCACCGGATCGGCGATTTCGGGGATGCAGACCTGGCTCGCGCTGCCCGACGGCAAGGAAGAGGTCGATCCGGCGTTCGAGCATGTCGCGAAGGACGAGCTGCCGCTGGTCGAGGATAATGGCGTTTCGGCGCGCATCATCATGGGCAGCCTGTGGGGCGCGACATCGCCGATCACCCAGCACAGCGCCACCATCTATGCCGACATATTGATGAACGCCGGGGCGACGATCCCGATCGACGCCGAGGCCGACGAGCGCGCTGTGCTGGTGGCGCTGGGCGACGCCAGCCTCGATGGCGAGGCGCTCGACCGGCACAGCCTTTATATATTGAAGCCGGGGCAGCCGATGCTGCTGCGTGCGACCAGCGATGCGCGCGTGATGTTGCTCGGCGGCGAAGCTTTTGCGACGCCGCGCCATGTGTGGTGGAACTTTGTCAGCTCCTCGCGCGACCGGATCAACCAGGCGAAGCATGACTGGAAAGAGGGACGCTTCCCCCTCGTTCCCGGCGACAGCGAGGAGTATATCCCCATCCCCGAGGTGCCGATGACGGTGAGTTATCCTTAA
- a CDS encoding serine hydrolase domain-containing protein: MMMKKRLLASAALAMLGAWSLTQAAGQGSLAPAAPAPRFGLSLDDVAAADATTALPPLPAAIRARADALFTDAEAVGQTRALLVLRDGEPIYERYAAGFGPDSKLISWSMAKSITAVLTGFLVADGQLSLDGPAPVAAWQRSGDPRGAITLRHLLHMSSGLEHVENGDPIWDGDTVEMLFGGGADDMAGFAEAKPAAAQPGEVFNYSSATSIILADIIADTLTPSESPGARRDAMRDFIVGRLVEPLGMTSLTPEFDAKGTMIGGSIMHATARDYARFGEFLRNDGVAGGQRLLPESWIDFMLAPSANDAGYGGHIWLNRRRPAGAQPALWPDRGPNDLFAAIGHQGQYIIVSPSQRVTIVRLGVTKDDQFPALRRHLADLTAAL, encoded by the coding sequence ATGATGATGAAAAAACGGCTGCTGGCAAGTGCCGCCCTCGCGATGCTCGGCGCCTGGTCGCTGACGCAGGCGGCGGGGCAGGGCAGCCTCGCCCCGGCAGCGCCCGCGCCGAGGTTCGGCCTGTCGCTCGACGATGTGGCCGCGGCCGACGCAACGACTGCGCTTCCCCCCTTGCCCGCGGCTATCCGTGCCCGCGCCGACGCGCTGTTCACCGACGCCGAGGCGGTCGGGCAGACGCGCGCGCTGCTGGTGCTGCGCGATGGCGAGCCGATCTATGAACGCTATGCTGCAGGGTTCGGCCCGGATAGCAAGCTCATCAGCTGGTCGATGGCAAAAAGCATCACCGCGGTGCTCACCGGCTTTCTGGTGGCCGACGGGCAATTGTCGCTCGACGGTCCGGCGCCCGTCGCGGCGTGGCAGCGCAGCGGCGATCCGCGCGGCGCGATCACGCTCCGCCACCTGCTCCACATGTCGTCGGGGCTCGAACATGTCGAAAATGGCGATCCCATCTGGGACGGCGACACGGTGGAGATGCTGTTCGGCGGGGGCGCGGACGACATGGCGGGTTTTGCCGAAGCCAAGCCCGCGGCGGCGCAGCCCGGCGAGGTGTTCAATTACAGCTCGGCGACGAGCATCATCCTGGCGGACATCATCGCCGACACGCTGACCCCGTCTGAAAGCCCTGGGGCGCGGCGTGACGCGATGCGCGACTTCATCGTCGGGCGGCTCGTCGAACCGCTCGGCATGACCAGCCTGACACCCGAATTCGATGCCAAGGGCACGATGATCGGCGGATCGATCATGCACGCGACCGCGCGCGACTATGCGCGGTTCGGCGAGTTCCTGCGCAACGACGGCGTCGCGGGCGGCCAGCGGCTGCTCCCCGAAAGCTGGATCGACTTCATGCTGGCGCCGTCGGCGAACGATGCCGGCTATGGCGGGCATATCTGGCTCAACCGCCGCCGCCCGGCGGGCGCCCAGCCCGCGCTGTGGCCCGATCGCGGCCCGAACGACCTGTTCGCCGCGATCGGCCATCAGGGGCAATATATCATCGTCTCCCCGTCGCAGCGCGTGACGATCGTGCGGCTGGGCGTCACCAAGGACGATCAGTTTCCGGCGCTACGCCGCCATCTGGCCGATTTGACCGCGGCGCTTTGA
- a CDS encoding DnaJ C-terminal domain-containing protein gives MADPYSTLGVTKSASEAEIKSAYRKLAKELHPDKNKDNPKASERFSDVTKAYDLLSDKAKRAQYDRGEIDADGNPAMPFGYGGGGFRGDPRAQGGFSGFGNDGADFGDIFEGLFGGRGGGPFGGFGGRSAPPPKGANIPYRLSVSFIDAATQAPQRITLADGGTIDLKLPAGVETGTQMRLAGKGQPGPGGHGDAIVTITVKDHPFFVRDGANIRLDLPVTLAEAVKGAKVKVPTVDGPVMLSIPAGSSSGKVMRLKGKGFSQKSGGRGDQLVRIMVDLPADDAALVKLLGEWNDPRNVRADLGV, from the coding sequence ATGGCCGATCCCTATTCCACCCTTGGCGTTACGAAAAGCGCGAGCGAAGCCGAGATCAAGTCCGCCTATCGCAAGCTCGCCAAGGAATTGCACCCCGACAAGAACAAGGACAATCCGAAGGCGTCGGAACGCTTTTCCGACGTGACCAAGGCCTATGACCTGCTTTCGGACAAAGCGAAACGCGCGCAATATGACCGCGGCGAGATTGACGCCGACGGCAATCCGGCCATGCCCTTCGGCTATGGCGGCGGCGGCTTTCGGGGCGATCCGCGCGCGCAGGGCGGGTTCTCCGGTTTCGGCAACGACGGGGCCGATTTCGGTGATATTTTTGAAGGCCTGTTCGGCGGACGTGGCGGCGGGCCTTTCGGCGGGTTCGGCGGCCGCAGCGCACCGCCGCCGAAGGGGGCCAACATCCCCTATCGCCTGTCGGTATCCTTCATCGACGCGGCGACGCAGGCGCCGCAGCGGATCACGCTGGCCGATGGCGGCACGATCGACCTGAAACTGCCCGCCGGGGTCGAGACCGGAACGCAGATGCGCCTTGCCGGCAAGGGGCAGCCGGGACCGGGCGGCCATGGCGACGCGATCGTGACGATCACGGTCAAGGACCACCCCTTTTTCGTGCGCGACGGCGCCAACATCCGCCTCGACCTGCCCGTCACGCTGGCCGAGGCGGTGAAGGGCGCGAAGGTGAAGGTGCCGACGGTCGACGGCCCGGTGATGCTGTCGATCCCCGCGGGCTCCTCGTCGGGCAAGGTCATGCGGCTCAAGGGCAAGGGGTTCAGCCAGAAGAGCGGCGGCCGCGGCGACCAGCTGGTGCGGATCATGGTCGACCTGCCCGCCGACGACGCTGCGCTGGTCAAGCTGCTCGGCGAATGGAACGATCCGCGCAACGTGCGGGCGGACCTCGGCGTGTGA
- the pdxH gene encoding pyridoxamine 5'-phosphate oxidase, with amino-acid sequence MNDDPLALFDSWFAEARASEPNDSNAMALATTTPDGRPSLRMVLLKGHGPDGFVFYTNLDSRKGGELAANPHVALLFHWKSLRRQIRIEGSATPVDDATADAYFATRSRDSQLGAWASDQSRPLDSRATFEARFAEMQARFAGQDVPRPPRWSGWRVTPERIEFWQDRAHRLHERTLFERAGEGWTKGYLYP; translated from the coding sequence ATGAACGACGATCCCCTGGCCCTGTTCGACAGCTGGTTCGCTGAAGCGCGAGCGAGCGAGCCCAATGATTCCAACGCGATGGCGCTCGCGACGACGACACCCGACGGGCGCCCTTCGCTGCGCATGGTGCTGCTGAAAGGGCATGGGCCGGACGGTTTCGTCTTCTACACAAACCTCGACAGCCGCAAGGGCGGCGAACTGGCCGCGAACCCGCATGTCGCGCTGTTGTTCCACTGGAAATCGTTGCGCCGCCAGATTCGCATTGAAGGAAGCGCCACACCGGTCGACGACGCCACCGCCGACGCCTATTTCGCAACGCGCAGCCGCGACAGCCAACTCGGCGCCTGGGCGAGCGACCAGTCGCGACCGCTCGACAGCCGCGCGACTTTCGAGGCGCGCTTCGCCGAAATGCAGGCGCGCTTTGCGGGGCAGGACGTGCCGCGTCCGCCGCGCTGGTCGGGCTGGCGCGTGACGCCCGAACGCATCGAGTTCTGGCAGGACCGTGCGCACCGGCTCCACGAACGCACCCTGTTCGAGCGCGCGGGCGAGGGCTGGACGAAGGGATATCTATACCCATGA
- a CDS encoding BolA family protein: MSSKGPVQQEMESLLAAAFPDAHFALSNDSAKHHGHAGDDGSGESHFSLSIEWAGFQGMNRVMRQRMVNKALGDLPGQRVHALAIRATAPGE, translated from the coding sequence ATGAGCAGCAAAGGCCCCGTACAGCAAGAGATGGAAAGCCTGCTCGCCGCAGCCTTTCCCGACGCCCATTTCGCCCTCAGCAACGACAGCGCCAAACATCATGGCCATGCGGGCGACGACGGCAGCGGCGAATCGCATTTCAGCCTGAGCATCGAATGGGCGGGCTTTCAGGGCATGAACCGGGTGATGCGTCAGCGCATGGTGAACAAGGCACTCGGCGACCTGCCGGGGCAGCGCGTCCACGCGCTCGCGATCCGCGCGACGGCGCCGGGCGAATAG
- the fabI gene encoding enoyl-ACP reductase FabI has product MTGLMKGKRGLIMGLANDKSLAWGIARALHAHGAELAISYQGDVMLKRVKPLADQLGCDFLIDCDVADMDNLDAAFATLGARWPTIDFVVHAIGYTNKEALRGKYADVTLDDFLMTMNISVYSFTAVAQRAAAMMTPFDPETGKGGGSLLTLSYYGAEKVIPHYNVMGVAKSALETSVKYLANDYGPQGVRVNAISAGPIKTLAASGIGDFRLILKWNEYNAPLRRNVTIDDVGGSALYLLSDLASGVTGETHHVDAGYHTIGMKQEDAPDIALA; this is encoded by the coding sequence ATGACGGGTCTGATGAAGGGCAAGCGCGGGTTGATCATGGGGCTTGCGAACGACAAGTCGCTCGCCTGGGGCATTGCCCGGGCGCTGCACGCGCATGGCGCCGAACTGGCGATTTCGTATCAAGGCGATGTAATGCTCAAGCGGGTAAAGCCGCTCGCCGACCAGCTCGGCTGCGATTTCCTGATCGATTGCGACGTCGCCGACATGGACAATCTCGACGCGGCCTTCGCTACGCTCGGCGCGCGCTGGCCGACGATTGACTTCGTCGTCCACGCGATCGGTTATACGAACAAGGAAGCGCTGCGCGGCAAATATGCCGATGTGACGCTCGACGACTTCCTGATGACGATGAACATCAGCGTCTACAGCTTTACCGCGGTCGCACAGCGCGCGGCGGCGATGATGACGCCCTTCGATCCCGAAACGGGCAAGGGCGGCGGGTCGCTGCTGACCCTCAGCTATTATGGCGCCGAAAAGGTCATCCCGCATTACAACGTCATGGGCGTCGCCAAATCGGCGCTCGAAACCAGCGTCAAATATCTCGCCAATGATTATGGCCCGCAGGGGGTGCGCGTGAACGCGATCTCGGCGGGGCCGATCAAGACGCTGGCGGCATCGGGCATCGGCGATTTCCGCCTGATCCTGAAATGGAACGAATATAACGCCCCGCTGCGCCGCAATGTCACGATCGACGATGTCGGCGGTTCGGCGCTCTATCTGCTCAGCGATCTGGCGAGCGGCGTGACCGGCGAAACACACCATGTCGACGCGGGTTACCACACCATCGGCATGAAACAGGAAGACGCGCCGGATATTGCGCTTGCCTGA
- a CDS encoding YihY/virulence factor BrkB family protein yields MAEVRDNGRAAALEREVADEVGKEFLAEGHSPESPEARAEQAKRVHLRARAQGVIERGREQLGPGTRAYRIVRRVVVGTYTDGFIHAGNLAYLALIALFPFFILLAAALSLFGGSVGGERAVEAVFSTMPPTVAKALAGPIREVMTARTGIFLWLGALVALWTVGSLIETVRDILRRAYGTHFSKGFFHYRLLSIGIITGAVVLMLLSFSMQVLIVGVEQFVTRVLPEQYQDWGVVLISRAVSGFGLFVAIYLLFYSLTPSKYRRLKRCPKWPGALFTTLWWIGVTLALPPLLAGLLSYDATYGSLAGVMVALFFFYLVGLGMVMGAELNAALVEVEDLGHDAMGRVDDVTVEDK; encoded by the coding sequence GTGGCTGAGGTCAGGGATAACGGACGCGCGGCGGCGCTGGAGCGCGAGGTCGCCGACGAGGTCGGCAAGGAGTTTCTGGCCGAGGGCCATTCGCCCGAATCGCCCGAGGCGCGCGCCGAACAGGCAAAACGCGTCCATCTGCGCGCGCGGGCGCAGGGGGTCATCGAGCGCGGGCGCGAACAGCTCGGCCCCGGCACACGCGCCTATCGGATCGTGCGCCGCGTCGTTGTCGGCACCTATACCGACGGTTTCATCCACGCGGGCAACCTGGCCTATCTGGCGCTGATCGCGCTCTTTCCCTTCTTCATCCTGCTCGCTGCGGCGCTCAGCCTGTTCGGCGGTAGCGTCGGCGGCGAGCGCGCGGTCGAAGCGGTCTTCTCGACGATGCCGCCGACCGTCGCCAAGGCCCTGGCGGGTCCGATCCGCGAAGTGATGACCGCGCGCACGGGCATCTTCCTGTGGCTCGGCGCGCTCGTCGCGCTGTGGACCGTCGGCAGCCTGATCGAAACGGTGCGCGACATTCTGCGGCGCGCCTATGGCACGCATTTCAGCAAGGGGTTCTTCCATTACCGCCTGCTGTCGATCGGCATCATCACCGGCGCCGTCGTGCTGATGCTCCTGTCGTTCAGCATGCAGGTGCTGATCGTCGGGGTCGAGCAGTTCGTGACCCGCGTGCTGCCCGAACAATATCAGGACTGGGGCGTCGTGCTCATCTCGCGCGCCGTGTCGGGCTTTGGCCTGTTCGTCGCGATCTACCTGCTATTCTACAGCCTGACACCGTCGAAATATCGCCGACTGAAGCGCTGCCCCAAATGGCCGGGGGCGCTGTTCACGACCCTGTGGTGGATCGGCGTCACGCTGGCGCTGCCGCCCCTGCTTGCCGGCCTGCTCAGCTATGACGCGACCTATGGCAGTCTCGCAGGGGTGATGGTCGCGCTGTTCTTTTTCTACCTCGTCGGATTGGGTATGGTGATGGGCGCCGAACTCAACGCCGCGCTCGTCGAGGTTGAGGATTTGGGCCATGACGCTATGGGGCGCGTGGACGACGTGACTGTCGAAGATAAATAA
- a CDS encoding alpha/beta fold hydrolase, giving the protein MIGDFEQQRVKLSTGIELDVVDIGPREAPALIFLHGFPESHRTWRHQLPHFAGRFRCIAPDQRGYRGSSKPPEVDAYTPDKLIADIFALADALGVDSFTIVGHDWGGAIAWGVALGGQPGGLHPGWAGRVTRAVIANAPHPAIFQRLLATNAEQRAASQYIRIFRDPASDAIIADHGIAGLLAHAFAGKVPSGGLQPADEIGRLLNDWEDRDACRAMVNWYRASPLAVPAMDDPYADPPATPFPTLNIPTLVIWALDDVALPPCNLDGMIELVPAVTIVKVPDCGHFVPWDAPDAVNAAIDSFLAPD; this is encoded by the coding sequence ATGATCGGTGATTTCGAGCAACAGCGAGTGAAGCTTTCGACCGGCATCGAACTCGACGTGGTCGATATCGGGCCGCGCGAGGCGCCCGCGCTGATCTTCCTGCACGGTTTTCCCGAATCGCACCGCACCTGGCGGCACCAGCTTCCTCATTTTGCGGGGCGCTTCCGCTGCATCGCTCCCGACCAGCGCGGTTATCGCGGGTCGTCGAAGCCGCCGGAGGTCGACGCCTATACCCCCGACAAGCTGATCGCCGACATCTTCGCGCTTGCCGACGCGCTCGGCGTCGACAGCTTCACGATCGTCGGCCACGACTGGGGCGGGGCGATTGCCTGGGGGGTTGCGCTGGGCGGTCAGCCGGGCGGGCTGCATCCGGGGTGGGCGGGGCGGGTGACGCGCGCGGTGATCGCCAATGCGCCGCACCCCGCAATCTTTCAGCGCCTGCTCGCCACCAACGCCGAACAGCGTGCCGCGAGCCAGTATATCCGCATCTTTCGCGACCCCGCGAGCGATGCGATCATCGCCGACCACGGCATTGCGGGCCTGCTCGCCCACGCCTTTGCGGGAAAGGTGCCGAGCGGCGGGCTGCAACCCGCCGATGAGATCGGCCGCCTGCTCAATGATTGGGAGGATCGCGACGCCTGCCGCGCGATGGTCAACTGGTATCGCGCCTCGCCGCTCGCGGTGCCCGCGATGGACGACCCCTATGCCGATCCGCCCGCGACGCCATTTCCCACGCTCAATATCCCGACGCTGGTGATCTGGGCGCTCGACGATGTCGCGCTGCCGCCGTGCAATCTCGACGGCATGATCGAACTCGTCCCGGCGGTCACGATCGTCAAGGTGCCCGATTGCGGGCATTTCGTGCCATGGGATGCGCCCGACGCCGTCAATGCGGCGATCGATTCCTTCCTCGCGCCAGACTGA